In Bythopirellula goksoeyrii, a single window of DNA contains:
- a CDS encoding STAS domain-containing protein yields MPIQTTSKDGILTIHILDDRLVEPVVLERLFEDLNTEVNKSTEDRVIIDFSPVLFMASSALSKLVQLNKKSKEYNAKLKLSGICPEIMEVFKITKLNKVFDIAANEDAARKAFNKTGLFR; encoded by the coding sequence ATGCCGATTCAAACTACCTCGAAGGATGGAATTCTCACGATCCATATATTGGACGATCGGCTTGTCGAACCAGTCGTCTTGGAGCGACTCTTTGAAGATCTGAACACGGAGGTGAATAAATCCACCGAAGACCGTGTAATTATTGATTTCTCTCCGGTTCTGTTCATGGCATCCTCGGCCTTGAGCAAACTGGTGCAGCTCAATAAGAAGTCGAAGGAATACAATGCCAAACTCAAGTTGAGTGGCATCTGTCCGGAAATAATGGAAGTCTTCAAGATTACCAAGCTGAATAAGGTGTTCGATATCGCCGCCAACGAGGATGCCGCCCGCAAGGCCTTCAACAAGACGGGCTTGTTTCGCTAG
- a CDS encoding M90 family metallopeptidase, with protein MFFGWLRERRRRRLLAEPWPSEWESHLCDNVWQYSLLDTTRQQRVRDFVHVMLQEKDWAGGNRLIVTDEMRVSIAGQAALLTLGFEKSYYFDRLQTIIVYPGVYQSRPAESSELLLGHLESPQSFPDVRSGESWQGGPIVLAWQAVLSEGRRPKCGRSVVIHEFAHHMDSLDGTTDGSPPMTDYKFEKQWFRVTSAEFTRLVQSSQRGERTLLDRYGATNHAEFFAVASECFFTRPHLMAVEHGELFAALERLFGQDPREWLPSPSNA; from the coding sequence ATGTTTTTCGGCTGGTTGAGGGAACGACGACGTCGCCGACTGCTGGCCGAGCCCTGGCCGAGCGAGTGGGAGTCGCACCTCTGCGACAATGTCTGGCAGTACTCACTCTTGGATACGACTCGCCAACAGAGAGTTCGTGATTTTGTCCATGTCATGCTCCAAGAAAAAGATTGGGCAGGGGGAAATCGTCTGATCGTTACCGACGAGATGCGTGTATCTATCGCCGGGCAGGCGGCCCTCCTTACGCTCGGTTTCGAGAAGTCCTATTACTTTGACCGATTGCAGACGATTATTGTCTATCCAGGAGTCTATCAATCCCGCCCAGCTGAGTCCTCCGAGCTGCTGCTGGGACATCTCGAATCGCCCCAATCGTTCCCCGATGTGCGATCGGGCGAATCTTGGCAGGGGGGGCCTATCGTACTGGCCTGGCAGGCTGTGCTGAGTGAAGGTCGCCGACCCAAGTGTGGACGATCCGTTGTGATCCACGAATTTGCCCACCACATGGATAGCCTCGACGGTACAACCGACGGGTCACCTCCGATGACGGATTACAAATTCGAGAAACAGTGGTTTCGGGTTACTTCGGCCGAATTCACTCGCCTGGTGCAAAGCAGCCAACGAGGGGAACGTACTTTGCTCGACAGATACGGAGCCACGAACCATGCAGAGTTTTTCGCGGTCGCTTCAGAATGCTTCTTTACTCGACCCCACCTGATGGCAGTTGAGCATGGCGAACTCTTTGCAGCCCTCGAACGTCTCTTCGGTCAGGATCCGCGCGAGTGGTTGCCGTCACCGTCAAATGCGTAA
- a CDS encoding glycosyltransferase, with product MMSQSSQRIMMISTHGYVAAEPEFGKPDTGGQVVFVIELSRCLARLGYEVDILTRQFEDQPAVEPVDDRVRVLRFPCGGRHFIPKETLCEAIPEWVQRVATFIRDESLDYNFINSHYWDAGLAGQALANRLSIPHIHTPHSIGAWKRDNMDGNPDELEQKYNFRRRIREEKVVFDECDLLIATTPVQRDFLLRPDGEYDCTRNKIRVIPPGYDDRRFFPVSRASRRSLKQQFGLDGRIVLALGRIANNKGYDLLIRSMKEVFDRVPEAKLVLAIGSTSPNPQEAEMVDGFKNLSRELGIEDRVIYHDYIPDEELPDYYRAADVFALSSRYEPFGMTAVEAMACGTPTVVTTEGGLWEQVMWGRDAIYANPFDPPAFGHAIASVLQYDEIYDQLAKYGCQKARAHFTWTGIAQQLLASVDDIPRTPQEPNLVFEEAPIHSLAGEKSWTTGS from the coding sequence ATGATGTCCCAATCGTCGCAGCGGATCATGATGATTTCTACCCATGGTTATGTTGCGGCCGAACCGGAATTTGGCAAACCAGATACCGGTGGCCAAGTAGTCTTCGTAATCGAACTATCTCGATGCTTGGCGCGTCTCGGCTATGAGGTCGACATTCTCACCCGCCAATTTGAAGACCAGCCTGCAGTTGAACCGGTCGACGACCGCGTGCGGGTTCTACGATTTCCATGTGGGGGAAGGCATTTCATTCCTAAGGAGACATTGTGCGAGGCCATCCCTGAATGGGTCCAGCGCGTCGCCACTTTCATTCGGGATGAAAGCCTCGACTACAACTTTATCAACAGCCATTATTGGGATGCAGGCCTAGCCGGACAGGCACTGGCCAATCGCTTATCCATTCCCCATATCCATACGCCGCATTCGATCGGTGCCTGGAAACGGGACAACATGGACGGCAATCCTGACGAATTGGAACAGAAATACAACTTCCGGCGTCGTATCCGCGAAGAGAAGGTGGTGTTCGACGAGTGCGATTTATTGATCGCCACGACTCCCGTCCAGCGAGATTTTCTCCTCCGTCCCGATGGAGAATACGATTGCACGCGGAACAAAATCCGAGTCATTCCTCCTGGCTATGACGACCGCCGTTTCTTCCCTGTCTCGCGAGCTTCACGCCGCAGTCTCAAACAACAGTTTGGACTCGATGGCCGCATCGTGCTGGCTCTGGGGCGGATCGCCAACAACAAGGGTTACGACCTCTTGATCCGTTCGATGAAAGAAGTCTTTGATCGTGTCCCAGAGGCAAAACTGGTATTGGCGATCGGCTCGACCTCTCCAAATCCTCAAGAAGCGGAAATGGTTGACGGCTTCAAGAATCTATCACGAGAGTTAGGGATAGAAGATCGCGTGATCTACCACGACTATATCCCTGATGAAGAACTGCCCGATTATTATCGTGCCGCTGACGTCTTTGCCCTCAGCAGTCGCTACGAACCATTCGGCATGACTGCCGTCGAAGCCATGGCCTGTGGGACACCCACAGTTGTGACTACCGAAGGTGGCTTATGGGAACAAGTCATGTGGGGCCGCGATGCGATTTATGCCAATCCATTTGATCCTCCCGCATTTGGCCATGCGATCGCCTCGGTGCTGCAATATGATGAAATCTACGACCAACTGGCGAAATACGGTTGCCAGAAAGCGCGTGCCCATTTCACCTGGACTGGCATCGCTCAACAATTGCTAGCGTCGGTGGACGATATTCCGCGTACTCCGCAAGAACCCAATCTTGTGTTCGAAGAAGCACCGATCCATAGTCTAGCAGGAGAAAAGTCGTGGACGACCGGTTCCTGA